The Amycolatopsis sp. QT-25 genomic sequence GTCGCCTCGGCGTCCTCGGTGGGGACGCTGGTGGGGATGGCGAAGGGCGCGCAGGACACTTTCCTCAAGCGGTTGCCGGACCGCAAGATCACCTACACCGCCTACGATTCGCAGCGCGAAGCCCCGATCACGCACCACCAGGTGGCCGAATCGGCGCTGAAGATCGACGAGGCCGAGTTCCACGCGCATCGGCTGTCCACTCTGGTCGACCGGAAGACCGCGGACGGCTCGCCGTGGAAACTCGACGAACGCGCGATAGCGCGGGCCGACCTCGGCGCCGTGGTCCGCCTCGCCAAGGAAGGCATCGACATCCTGGCCGGCGCCTCCGGCGGTTCGTCGGTCTACCACGGCATCCCGATCCAGCGCATCGCCCGCGACGTCGCCGCGGTCAACCTCCACGCGCTGATGCACCCCAACACCAACACCGAGCTGTACGGCCGCGTGCTCTGCGGGCTCGAGCCCAACACCCTCTACATCTAGGAGGATCCTCCGATGACCACGACCGAAACCGGTACCGCCGCCGACCAGGCGGCCATCGCGGCGCTGACCCAGAAGGTGATCGCCGCGTGGGCCTACCACGACGCCGACTCCTTCGCCGGCGTCTTCACCGAAGACGGCACGATGATCCTTCCCGGCGTCTACAAGAAGGGCCGCGACGAGATCCGGTCGTTCCTCGTGGAATCCTTCGAGGGCGACTACAAGGGCACCCAGGTCACCGGGCGTCCGCTGGAGATCCGGTTCTTCACCCCGGACTCCGGCGTCCTGATCACCCAGGGCGGCGTGCTCGGCCCCGGCGAGACCGAGGTCGCGGACTCGCAGTCGATCCGTGCGTCGTGGACGGTCGTCAAACGGGACGGCGCCTGGCGGCTGGCGTCCTATCAGAACACCCCGGCCAAGCAGCAGCTGCCCAAACCGGGCACGGCCGCCTGACCCTCCCCCTCGGAACCCGGGCCTCCCCTCCTTCTGGGCCCGGGTTCCGCCCTGTCCGGGGATGCTTTCGGCCGGGAGTTCGTGAAATCCGTGAAGGCCTCCTTGAGGGACTCTGGGTCCCTCAAGGAGGCCTTCACGGATTAGCGGGACTGCACGTGCCCACGCGAGTGACGGCCACCTACCCGATGGCGAAGACCTCGACCGGATGCGGGATGCGAACGTGCCCCGCGGAAACCGTGCCGAGTCCGGCGACCGCGTCGAGCAGTTCCCCGCGACCGGTCCCGCCGCGCCACGGCTGGTGCCGGGCGAAGGTCAGGAATTCGAGCAACCGGTGCGCCGGCGCGGAAACCGGCACCGCGATCTCCGCGCCCACCGTGACGGACCGGAACTCGATGCCGAACCGCGCCAGTTCCGCCGCGAGCGTCTGCGCGAACAGCGGACGCGTGACGCCTTGCCGTGCGAGAGAGTCCGCGAAAGGACCGTTCAGCCGGTTCAGCGGGGTCACCGCCACGATCAGGACCCGGTGCCGGTTGCGGGCCTCCTTCAGCACGGCCATGCCGTCGTCCGCGTCGAGGTAGCACAGCGACTGGACGAAGAGGCCGTACTCGGTCGGGCTGACCCGGAGGTCGGCGACGTCGGCCATGCTCACCGTGAGCACGCGATGGCCCCGCACCTTCGGCAGCCCGGCGAGCTCCGTGCGCAGCCGTGCCACCGCTTCACCGTTCGTGTCGACGCCTTGGAACCACACCGTTCTCCGCGGCACCCGAGCGATCAGTTCCAGTTCGAACATGCCGAACCCGCAGCCGTACGACGTGAGTTCGAGATCGGCGTCCGCACCGATCAGTCTCGACGTCTCCTCGACCATCAGCCGCTGCTGATCGGTCAGGCTCCGGAAGGTGGCATTGCAGGTGTTGTAATCCCATTCGTCCATCGGCGCTCCCCGGTCCAGGCCCCCGAAACACCGAAGCCGTGGCGCGCGGGCGTCACGGCTTCGGTGGTCGAGCGGCGAATACTCAGATCCGCTTCTTCAAGGCACGTACCGAAAGCGCCCCGAACACGATCGCGATCACGGCCGCCCAGATGAGCGACCAGACCACCGCCGAGGTGACCCCGACGCCGCCGTTCATCAGGCCGCGGCACGCCTTGAGCAGGATCGCCACCGGGCTGACCTCCGCGAAGGCCTGGAGCCAGGAGGGCATCGACTCGACCGGCGCGAACACCCCGCTGACGAAGTTCAGCGGGAGGATCACCGCGAACGCGAACACCTGGACCTTCTCCGCCTGGTCGGCGGCGACACCCACCAGCGTGGGCACCCAGGAGAACGCGATCGCGAACACCAGCAGCAGCAGCCCGGCCGCCAGCACGCCGAGGAAACCCTTCTCCGGCCGGAAACCGAGCAGGAGACCGACGCCGACCACCAGCAGTACGGACCAGACCTGCTTGAACTGGTCGCCGATGATCCGCCCGGCCAGCGGCGCCCAGCGTGCGATGGGCAGCGAACGGAACCGGTCGAACACGCCCTGGGAAAGGTCGGTGTTGAGGCCGATGCCGACGTTGATGGTCGCGAACAGCATGCTCATCACCAGCATGCCCGGAATCATGAACTGCAGGTA encodes the following:
- a CDS encoding SgcJ/EcaC family oxidoreductase, translating into MTTTETGTAADQAAIAALTQKVIAAWAYHDADSFAGVFTEDGTMILPGVYKKGRDEIRSFLVESFEGDYKGTQVTGRPLEIRFFTPDSGVLITQGGVLGPGETEVADSQSIRASWTVVKRDGAWRLASYQNTPAKQQLPKPGTAA
- a CDS encoding ABC transporter permease is translated as MTAVTTTLPPRQLSARVGFFQGVSQMFTLAWRSTVSVKHEPKQLADISFQPIIFTLLFTFVFGGAISGDRHAYLQFMIPGMLVMSMLFATINVGIGLNTDLSQGVFDRFRSLPIARWAPLAGRIIGDQFKQVWSVLLVVGVGLLLGFRPEKGFLGVLAAGLLLLVFAIAFSWVPTLVGVAADQAEKVQVFAFAVILPLNFVSGVFAPVESMPSWLQAFAEVSPVAILLKACRGLMNGGVGVTSAVVWSLIWAAVIAIVFGALSVRALKKRI